In Oceanispirochaeta sp., the DNA window GCGCAGAAAGGTTGTAACCTTTTCCATCTTTTCCTGATACTGGGATTTTGCAATATCGATATTGGCAATGATATTGGCAATGTTACCAATGATGAAACCGTACATACCAGCACCGATAAGCTCGATTATAATTACAAAAATCGTTTCTAGATTAGTACTGGGGGATATGTCCCCATAACCAATTGTTGTCAGAGTTGTGACTGTCCAGTAAAAGGAGCGCAGGTACATGGATTCGGCGTTGAGAGGATTCAAGGCTCCCGGATTTTCCCAGATAGACATCCAGGCGCAGGAGATGAGATGAGCCGCAATGAGTATCCAGAATATCAGGAGAGACATTCTGATAAAACTGGGATTCAAGCGTTTGCTGTTTCTGATTCTACCTATCGTTCTACCGATCCTGAGTAGTTTGGCAAGCCTTAAAATATTGCTTAGAAAGGCAATCTGCAGCATGAGTGGACTCGGGAAAAGGGATAAAATCATAAAAAAGGGAAAGGCCGCCAGAAGATCGATGGGAAAAGCCTTTTTAAGATAGTTTTTGAATATGCTTTCTTTGTGCCTTATCAATTCACGCTGTTCGAAATAGGCCGTATGCGACTCAATCAAAATATCAGCAATAAAAATCATGGAGATACAAAAATCAAATATCAGCAGAAGCCCGTTGAGAGGCAGTTGATAGACCATGATGAGAGGGATAATGATTGTAATGGCAATCGTCAGGATCAGGATAAATATATCCCAGCTGATTTTTTGGTGGGTATCGGGATGTATAGCGGGAATCTTCATAATTTACATTATCGGTTCTCTCATTTATGAACTGTATTAAT includes these proteins:
- a CDS encoding ion transporter, producing the protein MKIPAIHPDTHQKISWDIFILILTIAITIIIPLIMVYQLPLNGLLLIFDFCISMIFIADILIESHTAYFEQRELIRHKESIFKNYLKKAFPIDLLAAFPFFMILSLFPSPLMLQIAFLSNILRLAKLLRIGRTIGRIRNSKRLNPSFIRMSLLIFWILIAAHLISCAWMSIWENPGALNPLNAESMYLRSFYWTVTTLTTIGYGDISPSTNLETIFVIIIELIGAGMYGFIIGNIANIIANIDIAKSQYQEKMEKVTTFLRYKNIPHDLKNKIGDYYDYLWDSRRGYDESSILQDLPKPLKTSVSLFLNRGIIQKVPIFQGANEEFIKEIILNLQPVIFTPGDSVVIKGEIGYEMYFISRGSVDVVSEDESVVYATLGSGSFFGEIALLLSAPRNATIKAKDYCDCYSLDKDTFDQILVRFPEFAVKIREMAEKRRAETEEKQKKNK